From the genome of Medicago truncatula cultivar Jemalong A17 chromosome 2, MtrunA17r5.0-ANR, whole genome shotgun sequence:
ctttttttttatatttgaaactagaaggaatattaaaatttataatgctACTATCTCTTCTTAAACATAGGAcccgtttttgagaattttctGTCTCTTTTTATATATCTTCCTTCAAATTTCTATCTTTGTTAACAATCATCTTCTACTAACATACCCTAAATTATGTTACATAATTTTtgtattgaataattaatattattaaaaaaaaaggtaaattgaTTCTTTGCTCTGAAGTGTAAATTGACAAGAGTATGAGAATTTATATGTCACAACTCTTCTAATGATCGAAGATTGTAAAGTCTAAATTATGTAATCAAATAGAGGATGAATAGATAAACGGTTTTCTCGTAATTTATATTCAGAGATATGTGTTCGACAACATTGATAATTAGTCAATTATTCAACGATAGCATAGCATAAAACCGTGTAGATGATAATTATAGAGTATGTATGTAATACCTAGGGTCCTTGCTACGCCATGTAGAACCTAAACACTCCTCATATTTTAaggcatttttcttttttttggtcacAAGATTTTAAGGCATATACAACGATTGAattgtaaaatgattttttttttcaatatattaattaactatactattttttgcaaaattacaaaactataaatattttattaaataatttcaaataaacatattatatatatattttttaaacattatGAGTCTATCCTATCACTATAGccattgtcctcgtgagcttagctcagttgatatggaccttgcataatatatgcaaggtccggggttcgaaccccggccaccaccaaaaatatatatcactATAGTCATTAAATAATTTCATGTTGGTACgatgttttctttcaaaaaaaaattgttggtaCGATGTTAATTAACGTGTATAATGTGAGTACGATGTTAAACTTTTTATAAACTAACATTTTTATGCAATAATAGAGTGCTTATGACgcctttttttttagagatggcATCTTACGCCTGTCGGCCACATGATCATATTCATTTCCATTTCAACCGTTCCTGTTAACATTATTATAATCCATAGGAAAATGCTCAACATATTTCCTAGGAATCAAAATTCGCATGACCCTGAACTGTTATATATTTTATCTAAATACAACACAAGtttcttattaaaataaaaaaacttgtttttataACTTAGATACAACCTCGTCtgcatcaaaaaaaaaaattatataacctCGTTATTTGTTATGTATTAGGCAGGTTGCTTTTGGCACTTGAAATTATAGACATACTCTTTACAAAATAGCTATcatgattttgatttgtatAGCAATATTCCTAGTTTCTCTTGCTTTTTTTTCGCAATGGAGAAACATGAATAAAGTAAAGAGATTGCCTCCAGGTCCCGTAGGGTTGCCGATTTTGGGTAGCCTTCTCAAGTTAGGGGCAAACCCTCATCTTGATCTACACAAACTATCCCAAAAATATGGACCAATAATGCACTTGCGCTTAGGTTTAGTACCAACCATAGTTGTTTCTTCACCTCAAGCTGCTGAACTCTTCCTCAAGACTCATGATATTGTCTTTGCAAGTAGACCACCTATTGAGGCAGCACAACTCATGTTTTACAATCAGAAGGATGTGAGCTTCAGTGTATACGGTTCGTATTGGCGAAACATGCGCAAGATGTGCACATTAGAATTGTTGAGCCATACAAAAATCAACAGTTTTAGAAGTATGAGGGAACAAGAGCTTGACCTATTGATCAAGTTTATAAGAGAAGCAGCCAATGATGGAACAACGGTTGATATAAGTGCCAAGGTTGCTGCACTTACAGCTGATATGACTTGCATAATAGTTTTTGGGAAAAAGTATTCGGACAAGGATTTGAATGAGAAGGGATTCAAGGCTTCGATGCAAGAGTTAATGAGTTTAGCAGCAACTCCTAACATTGCTGATTTTATTCCTTACATTGGAGCACTTGATTTAAATGGTCTAACAAGGCGTATGAAAGCAATTGGCAAAATCTTTGAtgagtttttggagaaaattattgATGAGCACATCCAATCTGAAAACAAAGATGATAACAAGACCAAGGATTTTGTAGATGTCATGTTGGGCTTTGTTGGTACTGAGGAATCTGATTACCGTATTGAAAGGTCCAATATTAAAGGCATAATGATGGTAAGACATAGTTGGTCTTAAATTCAATCATGTGctgttaatatttttcttcaaaattaaaattacatgcttacatataattctttttttgaaggatcatGCTTACATAAATAGCTTCTAGTGACACTTAATGCATCATTTCATCTCCGAATTTCACATGTCtatttatttaatcatataatttttacaaaaacatgTAAGGTTGGGTAGCACAACTGGTTTGACCTAAGGGTTAATTAAAGAGTTGGATATCCGGAGTTCATGTCCTAATAatgagaacttttttttttgtggtggtcggggtttgaacaacagaccttacatatattatgcattgtctctaccaactgagttaagctcacgagggcTAACATAACAACTAacattttataagttttttaaaaatggttCTTGACTAGAAATAATTGAAGTCCTTGGCTTTTTTTTGCCTTTAGTTCTCTATTTAGTCTTTCTATTGTTTGGGTTGAGTATCTCTTGTACTTTTTTTTGTcagcaataataataattcttgtTTTTGCTGGTTAAATTTTGTGTGCATAGGATATGTTGATAGGTTCAACAGATACATCTGCAACATCAATTGAGTGGACAATTTCAGAGCTATTAAAAAATCCAAGAGTTATGAAAAAGGTGCAAAAAGAGTTGGAAACAGTGGTGGGTATGAAGAGAAAAGTGGAGGAATCAGATTTGGACAAGTTGGAGTATTTGAACATGGTTATAAAAGAAAGCCTTAGGATTCATCCAGTGGTACCCCTATTAGTACCACACCAATCCATGGAAGATTGCACTGTTGAAGATTTTTTCATACCTAAAAATTCAAGGATCATTGTGAATGGATGGGCAATTATGAGAGATCCAAATTCTTGGACTGACCCTGAGAAGTTTTGGCCTGAGAGATTTGAAGGAAACAACATAGATGTTGGAGGACATGACTTTCAGCTTATACCATTTGGCTCTGGAAGAAGGGGTTGTCCTGGATTGCATTTGGGTCTAACTATGGTGCGTTTGGTGGTGGCCCAAATTGTGCATTGCTTTGATTTGAAATTACCTAATGATATGTTACCAAGTGATTTGGACATGACTGAGGCATTTGGTATTACTATGCCTAGAGCCAATCATTTGATTGCACTTCCTGTTTATCGTCTTTAAGTTAAAAAGAGCAATGTAGTTGACATTGcaatttatgtttgaaaaatatttgtagACAAATAAGTTGTCATTTGTTTTCTCAATTATATTTTACACATAATGGAGTGTGCtatgaaattcaaaataattggctttttaaatgatttgagtatttttaaattttatttttaaataccaCATAATCGAGTGTGATGTGTATGATACTCAATATGGTTAATGTTGGAACATTAGTGTGAAGTTGgaagaaaattgaaagattGGAAGTTTAAACACAAAATTAGACTTTGATTTAGAGTGTGAATTGTAAAAGTAGAGTGTGGGGTCCCACATAAAAATAagagtcatgttaacttgtgcccttagggcacatgttaagcatTAAATTCTTGCCATTAATGGTaagtattaattgaaaaaaattaatattagattttttgaGCAATAAATGAACGCAATTTCCGAGacataatttttattagtgaaatccttaacatgtgtccttagggcacaagttaacacttTTGTGGaatcatgttaacttgtgcccttagtgGAATCTATTAGTGGAATCATTATTTAGTAATACCTCATGGATATCACTTCCCACAATTTTAGCATATGTTAATTGTGATAAGAATGAGAATCCAACTGAATTTCTTATCGCTCTTTCATTCACACATTCAATTAGTTTGTTTCCGCCACTTTGTGGGTTTGTATCTTTTTTATCTTCTCCACCAAAATTGTTGAATTGATTAGTGGGTAAGTTTCATTTTGATCTTAACCACTAGAGTAACTGTTGCCGCAATTTTAACTAAATTTAATAGAAGACTATACTCAGCTCATAAATCACATCAAAGGGTTCTATTGAGTCGTCGAGAACTATTTCTCTCTTGTCCCTCTTTCTGTTGAAGCATTTTTGAGCCACTTCTCCCCTTTCTTTTTTTgtccttcggaattaagagtgttcttaagatcATACTCTGTTTTGAGATATAATGCCCTTCaaaattaagaatggtcttaatgagtattttaagatcatagtctcTCTTCATAAgtaatgtcccttcggaattaagaatgatctcaAGAATATAGtctcttttgttattttcttcccTTGAAGAAGTTAGAAGTTAGAATGGTGGTAGCACCTTAGTTGAGTGGTCATAGTACCATAGTAGGACAAGTTAAAGGTTAGAATGgttataacatcatatttaaGTGGTCTCAATACCATAATAGAATGGTCACGATACCACAATATTAGAGTGATTTCAGTATTAAATTTGAGTGGCCTTAATAGTCATATTTGATGGTGTAATTCACAAACGGTTAACTACAAACAGTAGTAAATCGCACAGTTGTCGCTAAACTTGTTTCATCCAGGAAACGACGTTATTCATAGTCTGCCTTGCACAATTATGGGCAATTCCATAAAACCTCTTAAAGAAAGCAACTTGGTTATCACTCAACTCGGTAATAACTTGGGTAGATGAAcattcttttcaaaatagactTTATAAATCCAAATGTAACATATAGAAAATCCAAAACTGAACAATTTTAAGACATTTCCTTTTGCCATTTCTACCGAACAAAATTACTGACTCGATTTTTATTGTCCCTGAATGCAACAAGGATAAAAAAGGCTATAGAAATACATCTTTTGACTGAACATGATGAAGTGTTTGTTATAAACGACGACAATAAGAAATTTGATCTCAAtctttttgaatttgttttcaaaaatcagAACTGCACTAAGAATAAATAACTCTAGCTGCCAAGAGAACATGAACCTCAAAAAGGTCCTATAATGAAAATCAGCATTCACCATCAAGAAATGGCATTGGTTcacaatttatttaatataattgtGAGAAACTAGGTCATATGTCCCACAAGTATTTGAACAGGTAAAGTGATGCTCCGCAACCTAACCTGACCAAAGAAAAATGCATTGATACGACTAGATAAATCAATCTCGTTGGTGGATCAAGTGAATGGTGGATAAACATTAGCACTTCACGCCATGTCTGTTATGATTGAGCTATGTTCAAAACATAGGCTACAACTGAAAATAGGAAAGTCTTGTTAGAATATTCTTAAACAACTAAAGTCGTTGGCATTTGAGATATAAAGTTGGAATTCACGTCCAAAAGGAAATTATTCTCTAGGACATGATGCATGCtccaaaaaatatgaaaggatcttcatttcatatttcaactTAATAAGAATAAGTTCACTCAGACTTGAAGAGAGACTTGTGCACCATGCTTTCTTGttggaaaaaaatatgactttgATGGtatgttcaaaattaaaattcccTTTCTGCTTTAAAAGTTTTGTGATTTTAGTATTTGACATGTGATGGACGAAATTGACAATtgcaccaaatcgtaacaagtaAGTTTATCATCTCCACATGGATTGTCTTTCAACTtagcaattaaaaaaacttattttagagTGAAATTAAGAGAGATTAAGAAAGGGTTGCAGGGTTTAATTGTCCAGCCCAATACGAGATCAGGTTTGTGATTCAAAGGTTTAAAGGTGATTAGGGAATCCTTGAATCCACACTTCatctttgttggaattaactTAGTAAAACATCAGATATGTTATGTCTACTTATGATTTAAGAAACTGATTTTAGAAATCCTTATTAACCCTAACGACAATATGTGCAGTAAAATAACCTAGTAAAGTAACAGCGTTATCGAATGAAAGAATTAGAAATCATCGAGTTTCATACTTAATTTCATAACTATAATTAAGAAATAACCAATTAGAACTTCCATGAACAAAAGAATAATTTCGGGTTGTCGATCCTACTAATTCTATACGATCAATGTTTAAGATTATTGATATGGATTATCAATCGAAAAAGCATTAAGCATGTGAAAGAACGAATTAAATCGGACACAAGAAAATCATAACTCAATAGAAACTTTATAAattgaatccaacaaataatAAGGGGTTCATATTGGAACCCTAATCAAGAGGTTTAGTGTCACACGGCAACAAACATTAtaccaaaacaatagaaaagCATACCTCAGAGAGAACAAGAGGAGGATGGAGATCCTCTGCCTTGGACTCTAATGCCTGATCCTTGCCTTCAACCATTGGATTTATGAATGAATAAGAATGTGGCaagggtctctatttatagcatattATTTTCCACCGATCCAGCTTAAAAAATAAGCAACAAGCAATTTTTGTTCGCAGAAAAGGGCAAATGTGGATAACAGGGACATAGAAGGCGCATGAGGCAGTGGAAACACTATCTCATGCTCAGAGGCGTATGGTTGTGCGCATGATGCACATGAGGTAGCCCATGTGTGCGAATTCTTGAGTTTTCGTCCCGTTTTCAATCGTTCTTCCGTCTGGAAACTCCTTggaacttgaaatgaattttcttcactttgtattGTTTTCAAAAACCTTCTTAGAACCATTGGTCTTCAACATTCATATCATTGATCCTTCATGTGATGTCTTGATTTGtcgatttacatgatttctcactaCAAAACACTTAAAACACCTATGGAGTTGCATGATTTAGGATAAAAGTGATACACTTGACAAGTTCGATTTTTGtaacataaattgaaatttatgatAAATAGAATACCTGAGTCTAAGAACAAAAATTTTACttatgaatttttgaagaaaagacaaccCAACTTGTCTTAATTTCGAATTTTTGGTTGTCTGATCTATGATCGGATTCCGGACCCCATAAAAGTTAAACTCACTAGTAGAgcttatgaatttttattcattaGGTATGCCATAAATTGCAAAGCATCTAGGTTTTATGACCGAAATGCTAAAGTGATTatagaattaatttttattgatatatatgaaaagaaatACCCATGTAAATTAAATAAGAGTGGGGGCACtaatgggaaaaaaaataaattctctttttaaaattaagagCTTATAGGGGCACTACATCTGATCACGTTCGCGTAATCAGAAATAGTTATAAAAACATTGTACGCGTATCAGATGTTATAGAACCTCAAGGAGGTAAGAAAGGAAGAATTGCTAAAGAATATTGACTACTATATGTCATATACATTGGAAGAGGATCCATTTATCATTCAAGAAGCTATGTATTCATTAGATGTTAATATGACACTTAGTAGACTTACCTCCTGATTGCAAAACAATCGATTGTAATTGGATTTTGGAAAAAGAAACTAAAGCTTGATGGTTCGGTTGCTAAATATAAGGCTCGCCATGTGGTAAAAGGTTTTAGGCAACGAGAAAAATATAGATTTCTTTGATACTTATTCACCAGTCCGGAGAGTCATATTCGTAAGGGTGCTAATTTTTGTAGTTGTCGTTTATAGCTCGACAATACACCAAATGAATGTAAAAATTTCCCTTTTAAATGGTGAACTAAACGAATAAACCTATATAGAACAACCTGAAGGTTTTTTTATTCatggagaagaaaaaaaggtaTGTAAATAAGATATACATTTTTATGGTCTAAAAGCAATTCCTAAGTAATTGCATGAAAAAATTTGACAACCAAAAGATATCGAATGAGTATATAGTGAATAAAAGTGGCAAATGTATTTACTACTAATGGTCGGATTAGGCAAatgtaccaaatcgtttacaaagtaataaaagtaataaagtgataagtagagtatcataTCCACATGGATTATCATTTCAACCAAACAATTCGTGTTACTTATTTtggaacaaaataaaataaattaaaagagataagggtttagaatttttcaatttaatctgTTTGGAACAGCGCAAAGCTTACCTATTTTGATTGCAGACTGTTAGTGCTagtgatccttacgtgtggggCCTTTCTCTCTCGGAGATGTAGGTTTACCCCTCTACGTACCTGTCGAGTTGCACATATTGATCCACATGAAGGTTCGTGGGGGTCTTACTCGCACAggggtaattgaaacataaacttaaattagaGTTCCTAAATTTCCAAAGGTATGACTTCCTAGTGTTTCTAAATGTTCCctcatctatgaatcttagaaaTACATAACACATTCTTCCTCTCAGTAGTTGTACAAACGGTTATCCCTATCCGCGTCTACCTTACCAGGGTGAAAGAATAATGGAGTTTTTGGGCTCATTTAAGTCGTAAAGTCACCtgtttccttaattactaaCTAGTTATTACCTGATTTCAGCAGATTTTCATCAATATTAGGTATGTAACCTCCCTAAGTACTTACTAACAGGGTACGCTAGCTTTCAGGTTGTTTCTCTAGTTACTAATTAATTACTTCCTGGTTAgatagatataaatatcaatattagaCCATGTCACACATATTAGTGCCTAAATCAGGGTTATGCTTCAGAGGAAACAAATCTTACGCACTATAATAAAACTAAATAGCGAGCAGAAAATAGCTGAACAAAAcactttattttaaataattatccaacaaacaaaaggaggttcatcttagaaccctaggctaaaaatatttagttacccatggtaactaataacaaattacaaaagaaatagaataaaccctaaaaaaaacctTGGGTGAGGAGAGAGCCTCCTCCCTTGAAGCACCTCGTGCtagccttcctcttgaaccgcTTCGTTCTAAAtgagaaattatgaatgaggaATACGGTATTTATAGGAAGAATTTCCACCTGAACTTGGACAAAAATATCGGGCTCTTCACACCAAAAAGTCACAAATCAGCGCCATGGGCCGCAAGGAACAGACGCCAAGTACCTAGAACCATGCACCAGGAGCATGTAAGTAACAGTTTGGGCGCCAGGCCCCTACATTTTTGCGCCAGGAGCCTTTGTGTAGAGTTACTGGGCGCCCCATTCTGTGTGTTGTGCGTATGTGAGTGTCGTCCGGTGCTGAAAACGCATGTTTCTTCGCCTTTTTGGGTGTTTGCTTCTATGTAAGATGTCTTGGATTGTTAGTGCTagtgatccttacgtgtggggCCTTTCTCTCTCAGAGATGTAGGTTTATCCCTCTACATACCTGTCGAGTTGCACATATTGATCCACATGAAGGTTCGTGGAGGTCTTACTCGCACAggggtaattgaaacataaacttaaattagaGTTCCTAAATTTCCAAAGGTATGACTTCCTAGTGTTTCTAAATGTTCCctcatctatgaatcttagaaaTACATAACACATTCTTCCTCTCAGTAGTTGTACAAACGGTTATCCCTATTCGCGTCTACCTTACCAGGGTGAAAGAATAATGGAGTTTTTGGGCTCATTTAAGTCGTAAAGTCACCtgtttcctt
Proteins encoded in this window:
- the LOC11445807 gene encoding cytochrome P450 71AU50; this translates as MILICIAIFLVSLAFFSQWRNMNKVKRLPPGPVGLPILGSLLKLGANPHLDLHKLSQKYGPIMHLRLGLVPTIVVSSPQAAELFLKTHDIVFASRPPIEAAQLMFYNQKDVSFSVYGSYWRNMRKMCTLELLSHTKINSFRSMREQELDLLIKFIREAANDGTTVDISAKVAALTADMTCIIVFGKKYSDKDLNEKGFKASMQELMSLAATPNIADFIPYIGALDLNGLTRRMKAIGKIFDEFLEKIIDEHIQSENKDDNKTKDFVDVMLGFVGTEESDYRIERSNIKGIMMDMLIGSTDTSATSIEWTISELLKNPRVMKKVQKELETVVGMKRKVEESDLDKLEYLNMVIKESLRIHPVVPLLVPHQSMEDCTVEDFFIPKNSRIIVNGWAIMRDPNSWTDPEKFWPERFEGNNIDVGGHDFQLIPFGSGRRGCPGLHLGLTMVRLVVAQIVHCFDLKLPNDMLPSDLDMTEAFGITMPRANHLIALPVYRL